One Mus musculus strain C57BL/6J chromosome 2, GRCm38.p6 C57BL/6J genomic window, CCCCACACCGGAGTCACCTGCCCCAAAgaaaggcctgtgccactggTGCTTGCTCTGCCTTCGCTGTAGTCCCCCAAGAAGTGTctatgtaaatgagctgaataacCTCAAGTCAAGCCTGCACCTTTCAGAACCACCTTTCTGGTTCTGCAGCAGAACCAGAGCCTGGTGGAAATGCGTGGGGCCAGGTGTGGGGCTCCTGAACTGAGGCCACCTCCTATAGGGACCACTGCAAAGGAGTAAGCCCTGTCATCTAGCCCAACTATGGCACTCCAGGAGGGTCAGAGAACTCTGAGAAGGGAGTGATCACGGAGGACCCATACATGTCCAAGTCCCGTTTTGGTGCTCCCACCTAAGAAGCAGTGCTAGGCTCAGCTCACCAGATAGGCATAGAGAAGTTTAAGGAAGACACCATGTTCTACTGTCCTTTCtgatgctgtgacaaaatactcggACAAAAGGCAACTTGGGGAAGGTAAGGATTTATTTCTAATTACAGGTTCATTcagggaagttgaggcagaaCTCAGGCAGGAACGAACTTGAAAAACAGAAACCAGAGGAAACCCTGCTGGCTAGCTAGCAGGCTCCTGCTTAGATTTTTTATATAGGACAGAACCACTGTCAGGGGAATggcgctgcccacagtgggctaggccctccctcaTATACTGATTAGCAATCAGGATGATCCTACATAGGCTGATCTCATCTCTGTGGTTCCTCAGTTAGGTTTTCCTCTCTGATGTGTTGACAATAAAGGCTAACAGAATATGTTTTAAAGCACAGACTTTCTGAATACAGGGCCAGTGCACACAGGCAAGACCGTAGACTGCTTCCTTGACTTGCAGGCCACTCTCTGAGCCAAGTCTCAGCTctaaggaggagagaagacaaaaatACCAACAGGACAACAGGACATCTCAGACTCTGCCCCTACTCCCTCCTTCCAGACTCTCCCTCAGAGCTTCTATATGTCCCTCTTAGTCCCTGAGCCCCTTGGCATCTTCTCACACCCATGTCTTGCTAGGCTACTGTCTCTGGCCCCGGCCACTTGATACACAAAGGCAGGAAGTCAAAAGACTATTGACTCTAGGGACATGACAGCAACTTTATATCCAATCACCCACAGAGCCTGGTCTCTATCTCTAAGAGCCACATGGAGGACCTTTGGATATCACAGGGCAAGTATATGTCTCAGGGAACAACCTCCTAGGCTCCTAGTAGGGTGGGGCACCTGTCCAAAGGAGTTCTTAGACGAGGGACAGGCTGGGATCAGGAAGAGCTCAAAGATGACATGAGCAGAACAGCAAGCCTCACTCTCAAAAGGAAACGTTAAAGaatacaatgaataaataaaattctgattCCATTTTGCCCTTTTGGTTCTAGGTGTGAGATCTTTTTCTATGCAGGAAGCACCAATAATTCTAATTTCACATACACTATGAACTGGTAGAACTCTATGGGTTTTGTAAAGCCCCGTGCCTTAGGCTTTTATTGatgtaaagagacactatgaccacggcaagttttataaaggaaaacattccaTCAGGATTAACAGCTCAGAGGTTTATTCCATTGTCATCAGGCAGGAAGCATAGCGGGGCACAGGCAGAAATGGTGTTGGAGACTTGAAAAttctatatctgggtcttcagacaTCAGGAAGAGACTGCTACACTGGTCATGGCTTgggcatctgagacctcaaaaccagactcctagtgacacacctccttcaacaaagaacctattccaataaggccacacctcctagtaatACCACTCCCTATGGCCTATGGCAACCCTTTTCTTTcaaacctccccaccccaccccatgctgATCTCTATGTTCCAGGAATGACCTTGGATTGTgagcctcctgactctgcctaaggagtgctggaattacaggtgtgcacgaACCACCACCTTCAGTTCATTAAAAGTGTGATTTAGGCTCCCTGGTCTTCCCTGTTCAGCCATATTGGGCACCTGGGCACTAGGGCTGCTTAACTCTGGTAAAATGGATATTGTTGCCTCagtgacctcaactacatggtctatgTTCCAGTAAATTCCACTCATGGCAAGTTCCTTGGAATAGTCAAGGCTGAGAACAGGAAATTTGTCATCAGTGGGAAGACagtcaccatcttccaggagcagGATCCTGCCAACACCAAATGAGGTGATGCTGGTGCCAAGTATATTGTGGAGTCAATTGGTGTCTTCACCATGATGGAGGCCAGGGTCCACTTGAAGGGTAGGGGCAAAAGTCATCATCTCTGCCCCTTCAACTgttgcccccatgtttgtgatgggagTGAATCATAAGAAGTTCCacactcactcaagattgtcagcaacgCTGCTTCCTGCACCACCAGCTGttaacccccacccacccagccaaggtcatccatgacaactgcAGTGTCATAGCACATGGCATCACACCATCCAAAATAATCACGGACAACCCCTTTGGAAAGGGTGGTGGGATGGttgtggggctgcccagaacatcatccccgCATCCACTGGCACTGTCAAGGTTGTGGAAAAGGGCATGGTACATTGGCatataggcaggcaaaacacccatacatagaaaataaattgaaattgtttttaaaaggcaATAAAGCAGGCATCTGAGGCCCTGCAGGGTATTCGGGGCTCTAGGAGGGGGAACAGGCTGTTTCCCGTGGCTTTAAGTCTTTCACTCttgatgctggggctggcattgTTCTCAATaacaactttgtcaagctcatttcctgctTTGAATTCAGCTATGACTGCAGGGTGGTGGAGCTTATGGTTCTCATGGCCTCCGAGGAGTACGAAGCCCTGGACCACCcaccagaaagaacaagaaaggaagagagaggcccTTGACTGCTGGAGAGTCCCTCTCTGAACTCAGCCCCCAACactctttttaagaaaaaaaaattttttttattctttaattacaGTCCAATCTTTACTCCTGGTCTGTCCTCTGACTgttcatcccatacctcctcccccgcAACACCCCCTCACACACCATCTCCaagtggatgtccccatccccaacccccaatccccaccccaccaaacctccccactccctggggcctcaaggtTATGTGCATcgtttctcactgaggccagactaggcagtcctctgctgtatatgagtcaggggcctcatatcagctgatgtatgctgcccgGTTAAACCCCCAACATTCTTAGCATCTCCTGTCACAGTTTTCATTCCAGGACTCCAGAAGAAGTGGGGAGCTTGCAGCCCTACTCCCTTGAATAATATCACTAAAGTTCACTACACCAGAAAAAGGTTTTTTTCtgcaatatatttttttttctatttgaaattTCTAAAACTAACTTTCAAATATTCTTCCTCTATTTTTGTGAATGTTTTCTAGTTTTCTGGGGGTTTTGTTTATTATCCTACTTTCTGGACAGATTCCTAAACAATTCCCTCAGGATTAGCTCTGCCATCAACAAATTCTACTGAGAGCCTTGACCTCCATTAGGGGTTGCTTCATTTCCAAGATGTGGGTGACTAAGTAGCCATCTGAGAATCTCTCCCTCTTATCCTTTTCCTCAACTCGTGATTCCATCATATTTAATGAATTAACACTGTCATAGTGAATCCTACTTCAGATGCCAAGATTGCTCTTGCTCAATGGTTTATCAGAATTCACAGAAGTGGTTATACGAATGGTCATGGCTTATGACCAAGAAAGGTTGCAGGCAAATTAAAACCAACAATAGAATAAGGTTCATCGGGCAGAGTACAGGAAAACTGGGTGCAAGCTTCCAGTTGTTTATCTGAACATGGAATCGGGTCGGCAGTACTTATTCCTTTCAGCAGTATATATGACATCTTGCACCAAGTGCTGTCAGTGAGAGAAATTCACTGGATGCTCGTGTCCAGAATTTTATTGGAAGATCAGTCATACAAGTATAGTTGACTGCCCATGTTGGTTGAGTTCAAACCTTCTAGAATCCAAGGTAAGCCTAGTTTCTGGTCTAAATCCCCAACAAAAATCATACTGTCGTAGACTATTGATGGGGTCTAAGACTTCTGTGTAAACAGAGATGCTTATATTGAACAGGATATCTCAGGGACTTAGAAACTTAGAAACTTGCTCCTTAGATAACCCAGCAAGAGCCAATCAATTctgaagttaaaaacaaaaatcaaaaccaaaaccatataCTCATGTGTATGTAGGTTGCCCAAAGAGGGTGCTGgctaccctggagctggaggtgtAACACaagcagttgtgaaccacctgatgtggcagctgggaactgaactggaagTGTAGGAAGTATGTTAGCTACCAAGCTTTCTCCAGCTCCCAAGCCAAATAGCTTTCATGAATGAACATGATACAAATAATTCAGGTTTGTTGAATCGCTCACTTTACCAGATCCACTGCCATACACTGCTGATTCCACGCTGAGGTCCCTGTTACCAACAGTGGGCCCACCCCACTGTTGTTTGCAGTTCATAGATCATGGCTGTTTGCTTCCTTCTGCAGACAAAAGCCTTCAGCAGGTGGGCATTGCTTCTCAGCAatttctgtctccctcttccctgtcctctgTGGAAGAGGTATCACCAATGGCTGACATGATGAGGTCTACTCTATAGCACAATTCACTGTTCTCAGCACAATTCACTGTTCTTAGAGCTGACTGCACTGTCAGGCTGAGACTGAAGCCCAGACAAGACTGTATGCTGGCTTAGCTCCTTCCCCTACCCAGTTTGCCTCCTTCCTTATCTATTGTTTTCCTTCTGAGAACAACCTCAGGCTTTCAGAACATTGGTCTAAAAGTCCATGGAGTTAGAACCCAACATAGGCTGGAGACATTCGGGGATCACATTAGAAATGACAGTTGAATGAAAAATAACCTGAGAAAACCCTAAATAGAACTCCCCTGCAAATTATGCAGAGCATCTTGTACGCACTAAATCTTTAGTCACACACCCTACTCCCAAACCCTTGCATATGTGGACTATTTTGTCTCAGTAGATCTGTCAGGACCTGACTTTTAATTCCATAGTCCAGGGATACAATCTTGTGGCTGCACCAGAAATGAGCAGACTAGCGGAACTGGCAATTTAAACCTGAATGCTAATTTTCTCATTTACAAAGACAATTACTTAGACAAAAAAACAGGATCCCCTTTATAGCCTATGTACCAGTAGTCAGAAACACAGCTcccaagcaaacaaaagacaGTGGAAGGGCAACTAACTGCTGAGTGACATTAAGGACAAATGACACCTGCTCTAAGTTCCGCCAAGTCCATCAACACCAAACATGTCAAGATCACCTGCCCTGGATCTTTGGGTGGGGTGTCCTGGGAAGCAGCTTAATGGTCTTTCTATCATTTTCTCTCAATCTCTCCTTTTCCTGGGCACTATATTGTCCGTGTCTCCCCTACCCAACCCCTTCAGTTTTCTCCAAGGtacaattaatatttaaatttatgtcATTTCTACTCTTGTCTTTTGTCACCAGACTGACCATGTACTTAGTAGCTCTGTAGCTGCCTTGACCATTGATTCAGTGGCAGGAGGTTTATTCTCATTGAATAATCATAAGCAGTAATGATGACCAATCCACTTATGCCATAATCATTCCTTAGTCTCATTCTTAAGGGTAGACTTAACTTTCCACTAGGATCTTACTTGAGGCACAGTGGGGcctgcctgcaatcctagcattcAAGAGGATGAGGTGGAGAATCACTAAGAGTTATAGGGCATCTGCGttacatggtgagttcaaggttagcctggaacacatgaagaaagcctgtttcaaaacaaTTTGAGGTCATGATGTTGTAGGACTCTTAGATTCAagacctctttttcttttccttctcttctcttctcttctcttctcttctcttctcttctcttctcttctcttctcttctcttctcttctcttctcttttctttctttaattttccaGGCAACATCCAGCTATATAGTCCagtttggccttaaactcacagtatttctgcctcagccttctgagcactgaaattaaaatatatgccaccatgtccagctctcTGTCCCATTGCTGAAACCATAATACCTCCTAAAACTGTAGTGCGTAAAACATCCAAATAGCATCCtcttgtccccacccccacccctgccccatggCCTAGGTTGCACTCTAGAAAAGTCTATTCAGCATCCCAGAGTTGCAAACATGTTTTCCCACTACCATCAAGCCCCACAgccagctgggcttggtggcacacgccttcaatcccagcactcgggaggcaggaggcagaggcaggcagatttctgagtttgaggccagcctggtctacaaagtgagttccaggacagccagggctacacagagaaaccctgtctcgaaaaaaaccaaaccaaccaaccaaacaaccaaacaaacaaagccccacAGCCCTCACCCCACTTTCAGGGAAGAGAACCGGACATAGAAAAATTGAATGACTGAATGACATCCTAAACACAGAGTCTGGAGAATGTTCTGGAAGATGCAGAAGTCCAAGCAGCTGTTGTGTTAGCATGCTTTCCTGACATCCCAAGACTGGTGGGAAGTCCCTGGTGCAGAGAATTACTGGCAAGGTGAGTGGGTGAGTTGAGTCTtagttctcagaaaacactgatttGTTACTGAGCCCCACCTAGGCCACCAGTGCTTATGAGGCAAAGCAAACTGTTGTCCTGTCCTTAATTCAAGGTCCTCCCTGATAATAGGTCACAATGCCCCAGAGTGTCCAAATCTAGAATGGTCACCCAAGTGGGAGGAGGTGAGGAGAGTTGGTGAAgatgtggggtgggagtggggggagggagatcCCCAAAAAGCTTAGTTCCTTACTCACAGAGCTAACCCTTGAGTGTCTGCCAaggccctcctctcttccctgatCCCTAATCTCTTAGCACTAGGTCTTCCTAATAACCTCTAGGACCCAGCTCAGCTCACCCTTGCCCTTCTAAAGCCATCCCACTCCTTCCCAGGGGTCTGGATCCTGGAGAGGGACTGAGTAGGGTCAGCGAGTCATGTGCCCCCCCTGGGACTTCAGCCAGGCCCAGCTCCTGGACAGTATCCTAGGGCTGGGGGCACTAGGAGTGACAATTCGAACCATCTTCTCAACGGCTGGCCTAGCCCTGCTGCTCCTGTTGCTGACCAGCTTCCTTGTTTTTGACCTGCTCTATGGGTAAGTGCCACCTGTCAGATAGGTGTCACAAACACAAATGAGCAATTGCCTCGAGCTGCCATCTTCTCTCTCCACAGGCCCACAGGTGCCAACCTGCCACGACACAGACTTCTCCCAATGGGTCAGAGCCAGGGGGCTGGTGAAGGCCCAGGACAGCAAGCAGCTCCCCTCTCTCCAACAAAGATGGCCTCGGGACTGCTCAGCCTGCAGGATGCGCTGCTCCTGCTGTTCCTGGGCCTGCGCCTGTTCTTGGGAGGCTCTGGTATACCCTTAGCCATGCTGGGCCTAgctttctgtatccatccttggGCCTGAGGGCCCTCCTAAAGCTGAATGCCTTCTGAAAATACAACATCCAATCTGCTCTCTCAGATTTCTTCTCTTccatcctgagctacatgaggGTAAGGTTGTGTGATAAGGACAGAATACTCCATCATATTCAGCTTGAACCTCAGGGCCTTCTAGTTCCACAATGTGGACATTTGAGAACTGTCAAAGGCATATTACCTTTGCCTGAAGCTTAGGGCATtaagagaaggcagagaaaagggTAGTTACAGCAACCAACTCCAGCCATGGGGTTGGAAGCAGCCATCAAGGAGGGACAGGTGTGGGGAAGGCTTCCTACAAGAAGAAGAATGGTAGGCTTGCTGGGCTCTCCTGCTAGCCTGGAGGGACCATTAAGTAAAGGACATAAGTGACTCTCACACTATGCAGTAGCTCCTCTCTTGGCTGAGCCCCACCCCAGTCCGGGTCATAATGCACTCCTCTGGGGATGGTGGGGCAGGCGAGGGAGAGACTGGGATCTGGCTGCCAGGCCAGCCTAGACACAACAGGAAGCACCATGACTTAGGTGGCTCTGCCCAAAGGTAAGTCCTAGGCCCCAGTTCAAAGTCCAATCCTGCCCATGCTGGTATCCCCCTGACCCCTGCATGCCCACCTATCCAGAGGTCCTGGGCATCTTAAGGGCTGCCCCCTGCAGCTGGCCTGGCCCTGTCCACAGGTGCACCAGCCGTGATGCAGCAGCCACGAGTGGAGTCGGATATCATCGGGGCTGGCGAGGGGCCCCAGCGGGCAGTGCCCTGGTCAGCCTGGATCATCCGTCAGGACTGGGTGCGCTGGTGGGTATGCCACATACCTCGGAGCTGGACCCAGTGGTGGAATACATCAGGCTGGCGGCAACCACTACAGCGGATGCTGTGGGGTCTGGAGGGGACACTCTACCTGCTGCTGGCACTGATGCTATGTCACGCACTCTTCACCACGGGCTCCTACCTGCTGAGCTCGCTATGGCCCGTGGTGGCTGTGATGTGGAGCCACCTGCTGCCAGCAATCCTGCTGCTTGTGCTCAGTGCCCTGCCTGCTCTGCTCTTCGCAGCCTCCTTCCTGCTGCTCTTTTCCACACTGCTGAGCCTCGTGGGCCTGCTCACCTCCATGACTCAACCAGGCTACGCTCAGGACTTGGACCAATAGAAGGGCAACCCCATCTTACTGCTTGTGTCTGTTGAGCCCTGGCCTAGGGCCTGAGCCCCGTGGGGAGGGGGGCAGTGGAACTTCAACAGAcctcagacccccccccccccaatcacaaATACAAGTGGGGGTCTGGCTTCTGGGCATCTACCTTAAACCCACATTGGTGTCAGGAACAGGACAGACAGTTTAGCCAGGAGCAAGAGCTTGGACCAACCACTGAGAGCACCCGTATGGATGTGGTAACATCACTTGGTCTTCCTGGCAGAATCTTTTAGTCACATCACCTCAGCCCTACCAGCTTCAGGCTTCCTGAGAATTTCCACCTACATACCCCTGGACTTGTCTGGATTTGTCCCGGATCCTCTCTTTCTACTTCCAGGAGGAACACACACTCTGGAATGGGTCTCACTGCCAGGACGATAGCTAGGGATCTCACCTCACTCACCTCTCAGAAATGGGAAAGAGGCCAAtcatgatagtgtgtgtgtgtgtgtgtgtgtgtgtgtgtgtgtgtggacccaaggctttgtgcataAGCATACACTCCACCCTACacactcttattttttttttaagaatctcCAGGTCTgttacaaaaaaaatcaaagtcctgtttcagcctcctacATCTTGGCTGATTCACTACTTTTGAACCTTGGTGTTAAGTGAGCCCCAATGCTTTCATGGGTTTGTTATGATCAAAAGTCAGTATCTATTTGCAAAAtactttgctgctgttgttgttttgaaacagggtctcatgaagcccaggatggctttgaactatTTAGCTGAGGTGACTTTGAATTTCGGATCCTATTGTCTCTATGTCCAGGGTACTGGAATTAaaacttgtgccaccatgcctgattttATGAAAAGTATTTGGTAAGGCCAAACAGCAGTTAAGATGTTTTGAGCTCTAAAAACATATAAGTTCAAAAGGCCTTTTGATTCAGAAGCTAAGAGATTAAATTTCTCTAGGCTTCTACAGAAACTCTGTCACTCATGGAATCCCAGCCCTAAAACAGTTGACACGGAATAGGCAGTGTGGTGAGATGTGCAAGGTGTGTGTCTCAAGCTAGGCAGACACTGGACTGTATGATCTGTGTAATGCTCGAGGCTGGAGCCTGGTGCCAGGGAACTTGTGCAATGCTGTGCTCATGGAAAAAGGAAAGCGCAGAGATTTGCAGGATTGATTAAGCAGGCTGCTTCCACCAGAGGGCTTTGGACCACCCAGGCTCCCCTGGCGTTTGGCCATTTACCTAGCGCTGAGCCTTCCAAACAAAGCTGTGAGTATCAGTTACCAAGTCAAGTGACAGACATGTTAGCCGATCTGCCCCCAGCTGGGGCCCAGACTTCAGTCCTCATCCACTGCTGACCTCTACCCAATCCCTGCTGCTTCCCAGCTCTTTATCTGGTTTAAATCTAACCTGAAAATCATTGCTTCTGAAGCCCTCTAAACACTCGTGCACCTTGAGCCATGGTTCATTTTGGCCAAAGCCTGACAGAGTTTTGAACTCTGTGTTCCTGGTAGACATCTTCATACTGGTAGATAGCTTCAGTGCCTAAAACCCCAAACCAGTGCTTCATTTTGTAGTTCCCCCTGCAGTGCGGCTGTGTGTCAAGGCCAGACATAGGGATGTTACTCCATTAATGATCTATTCCTCATCTGCTATCTgcttctctcaatctctctctctctctctctctctctctctctctctctcacacacacacacacacacacacacacacacacgtagttcAGACTGTCCCcaaattctctgtgtagctgaggatgaccttgacttTTGACcctcctgcccctacctcccaagggctagaGTTACACCGATGTGCTCCCGTGCCTACTTTATTTGGTACCAGTGATCAAACTCAAGGTTTCCTGCATcttaggcaagcgctctaccaagtgagctacattcccagccttgataagtttttctgaatttcattttctaCCTGAATATAACAAAGACATAGACACTTGCTTTGGGACATCTGGccgtaatacacacacacacacacacacacacacacacacacacacacacacacacatacaaacacacacacacagtgactgtTTTTATTAGGAGCAGGATAACTACTCAGCACCAAGGCCAGGCTGTTTGAGTCCCAGAGCACTTTAAGAGGCTAGTAAAGAGAAAACCACATGGACTGGAGAAAATACAACTTAACTGAAAATCCTATGGCTCCTGTTAGAGAGGAAGCCCAGGCCTAATGAGTCTAGATGTCTAGAGTGCAGGGACTTCAAAGTTGTCTGTGGTGGGAATAGAGACTAAGATGCCTAGCCTGGACCATGTATCACTGGCCAGGGACATCACTGCAGAGACCTTGGGCCATTCTAGTtaagaggggaggaggagttaACCAAGACCATATCCAGGGGGCACCGCGGGTGAGAACAACAAAGGGCTTTTTCACCTTTTCTTGAATCAAAATATACCTCCTGCCCCTTGACCTGCCGCTGTGGGATGGGGAGACACAGTGAAACAGGACCACAGACAGGCTGCCCTTACCTAATTAGAGGCTCTTATATTCTACAACCAAGAAACTCAAATTCTCACAGAGGGCCTTGAGGGCCTTGCTCTTTGACACATGGTTCCAAACAGTGCAGTCTAGGCCTCCCTTAGCTTTTCAGATATATAGCAACTCTGTGAGGCTGCCAAAATGACTCTatagttaagaacacttattcTTACAAGAGAATCCTGGTTCAGTCCTCAGAATCTACATGtgcgctcacaaccatctgtaacttcaattacagactatatatctgtgtgtgtgtacacacacatatgcatatatgtatatatacacatatgtatgtatatgtgtatatatgtgtatgtatatatatatggggggcTTACATGTATCTGCACCATATGACTGCCAGGCATTCATGTGGTGCAGATGTATGTAAGCACgcatacatataaaaaattaaattaaaaaaaaagactctagagggctggggatgtggttcATTTTAGTGGAGTGTTTGCCCAGCATGCGGCCTTGGGTTTtatccctagcaccacataaacttgGCAGTGAAGCTCTTGCCTGTAATCCTGCACTGGGGAAGTGCACTCAGGAGGaggacaagttcaaggccaaccttggctacataTCTAGTTTGGGGCCAGACTGTATTACATGAGAccacatctaaaaagaaaaaacaaaaaagattttccAGCTCCAACTTAGACTGCTGAGCCTGCATTTTCCAAGACTCCAAGGTGACAGGTGTGTTTTTGAGGCACTGTGTTAGGGCATGCAGTTGAGGATCGTATTGTGCTGTTGATGACGGTAATGTGGGAGGGAAAAGCATGCCGAGGAGGGGGCAATAGAAGGGGCAGAAGCTACCTGGATCAGTCTTGAGATCTTGGTATAAAACACAGTTCTCATTTCACACATTTAAAACACAGAGTGGCACAACAGTATTTCTTTTTGCAAGAACACCAAGAAACAGAGTGGCACAAAGGACTAGCCCCAAGCAAATGGAGTGGGATATCGTGTGAGAGCTTGCAGAAAAGAGAACGCTGggcatggcacacacctttaatcccagcacttgggaggcagaggcaaacagatctgtgagttcgaggtcagcctggtctacagagtgagttccaggacagccagggctacacagagaaaccctgtctcgaaaaaaccaaaaaacaaaacaaaaatcaaaataatcccTGAAATCCCTTAAGTATACAAACCCGTCCACTTTGAGTTTAGAGGatttaaaatgaaagcaaatggaaaacacacacactggAGTCAATGTGTCCCAAGCTTTTCCAGCTGAGCCAAGAGGAAAGAGGGGTCCCAATTGACctgatgtcccaaaccactgtgTGAATATTTTTGCCCGCCCTTCCTGACCTCACccagtgttttgtgttttgtttctgatgGGGTTGGAATGAGGGGCTGGGTTCTACCAATGGTTTGCTTTACCCAGAAAAGATGGTCAGGTATGACTCAGCTGATTCATACCAGTATATTATCTTGATACTGAGGTGCGTGTGTAGTACATGCAATATGACCTTTCTATCTCTGCCTCAAGGACTAGGGAGAAAAGGACCTAGAAGGATCTCTAAAGATGGTCAAAAGGGAAGGTACGCACCTAGGCACTCATTGATGCGCACGCCCGGCTGAGAGGGACAGGCAGGAAAGGCGTCCCTGGAAGGAAGACAGGCAGCGCCTGAGAAACTTACAAGGCCCAGTGTGGTAAGACTAGACTCTGAAGGGCATGCGCAAGGGTGACCGGTCCTTGGCCAAAGCGAGGAGTGAGAAAACCTCACTATCCAGGAGTAGGAGGCAACCTGCACAGCGAGGGGGAAAAGACCATAATCAAGAGCCCACCATTGCTGTGGGGGCTCAGCTGTGCaatgggaagaagggg contains:
- the 1700020A23Rik gene encoding uncharacterized protein C20orf141 homolog, which encodes MCPPWDFSQAQLLDSILGLGALGVTIRTIFSTAGLALLLLLLTSFLVFDLLYGPTGANLPRHRLLPMGQSQGAGEGPGQQAAPLSPTKMASGLLSLQDALLLLFLGLRLFLGGSGIPLAMLGLAFCIHPWA
- the Tmem239 gene encoding transmembrane protein 239, with amino-acid sequence MQQPRVESDIIGAGEGPQRAVPWSAWIIRQDWVRWWVCHIPRSWTQWWNTSGWRQPLQRMLWGLEGTLYLLLALMLCHALFTTGSYLLSSLWPVVAVMWSHLLPAILLLVLSALPALLFAASFLLLFSTLLSLVGLLTSMTQPGYAQDLDQ